The genomic DNA TTCTAAGCTTTACCATAAATGCCCGACTCTATTTAAATAAAAAATCGTTGACATGAACGGCATTTTCATCTACAATATTCTCATGCACTTATCTCAATATAGGAACTCGGGATGTTTCTGTTGGGGTGTTTCCCCAGAAACCCCTCCCATAGGAAATATGAAGCGGATAGGATTTATTTTTTTACTCTTAGTTTTTGGTATCTTGCCCGTATTTGGACAGCCTGCAAATAGCAGCCTGCAAGTTTTAGACGCACAACACCCCAACTTTGAGGACAAAAAACAGGTAAGAGGTGTTCTTATTGCGCAAGGCTTAATGGCACAGAATTTGGAAGAGGTTCCTGATGCGTCCACAATGCAAAGTGATGTCACTGATTCAGAGAACGGAAAGACCACAGATGAAGGGCATCTACAGCGAAAAGAAACACGACGGATATTTAAGATTATTAACAACTATCAGTTAGCAGAAGGTAAGGTCCTCACAACACTCGTTATAATCGCGGCAGACGCAAACTTACAAGGGCAGGTGACCGGCAACGTATTAGTCATCGGCGGAGATGTTTACTTGTCGCCAGAGGCACAAGTGAATGGAACTTTACACATTATCGGTGGGCAAATTACTGGAAATACACAAGGCATCGCTAACCTTCAAGTCAGCAATGATTGGCATCTGGTACCCGCTGCGGCTCATCTTGCTATGCATCCACATACCTTCTGGGGTATCAGTAAGCAAGCGAATTTTCGCCTGACCCTCATTAAAATTGGATTTTCCCTCTTGATGTATCTGTTGATAGCAGCCGTGCTTTTAAAGCCGATAAATGAGATAAGCGAACTTTTCGCGAGGCGACCGATCAGCAGTATATTATTCGGTATCCTGATGTTAGTTATGATACCTTTCTTCCTCGCGGTGTTGACGCTGTCAATCATCGGTGTGCCATTCATGCTACTGTCCCTTTCGCTTTTAGTTCCCTTTGCTATTTGTGGAAAGGCAGCGATTTTCTTGACGCTCGGGAGTACCCTCTTTTCAGGGCGATGGAGACCGCTCGCAGTCATATTTGGTTATATCCTCTATTACATGGCAACATCCGTGCCGTATATTGATTGGGCAGCGTTTCTCATAGTCAATAGTATCGCTATTGGACTCTGCCTGCTAAGCGGCATCAGTATGATACGTTCGCAAGAACCCCGTAGAAACATTTCTTGGTCGGAAAGAGTGTAGTCAGCATGCAGTTAGCCTCCCCGTTTTTTCTTAGTTTGTTCATTGTAATTCCGCTCCTGATATTCGCTTTGCGGCACCTCCGTAGGGGCGAGGTGACCTCGCCCGTCCACAGGCAGGGACTCCGGTTACGTTGGAAACCGACAATCGCCCCGGTGGCGCGCTTTTCTGATTTCAAACATGGGTTCGCAGCGAGTATTCAACAGATGCGACATACTTCTTCAGTTAAAGCGTTTCCGATACTGAGAGTCATCAGGTTTACTGTTCTCGCGCTCCTCATTTTCTCCCTGGCGCGTCCGCAGCTGTCTCAAAGCCGGGAGCACCAATTCACTGAAGGCATCGATATCTTCTTAGTCCTTGACATTTCGGAGAGCATGCGCGCAGAGGATTTTGAAGGGTCCAATCGCATCCAAATCGCTAAATCCGTCGTTAACGATTTTCTGACGCACCGCCAAAACGATCGTATCGGTTTAGTCGTTTTTGCGGGTGAAAGTTTCACGCTCTGCCCACTAACGTCAGACTCTTCGGTGTTAGTGGAATTGCTCCGAGATGTAGAGATCGGACACCTCGAGGATGGCACGGCTATAGGGGACGCGCTTGCAACCGCCACCCATCGGCTACGCGCCTCGAAATCCCAAACGAAGATTGTCATCCTCTTGACCGACGGTGAAAATAACGCTGGCAGCATTGAACCGGGAGTCGCAGCTTCTCTCGCACAATCCTTCGGGATTAAGGTTTACACGATCGGTATGGGAAAAGAGGGGGGTGCACGCATTCCCTATGCGGATACGACCTTTGGCAAACGCTATCGCGAGGGGCTAACCTACCTCGACGAGGATACCCTAAAACAGATTGCCAACATAACAGAAGGTCGTTATTTTCGCGCCACAGACACGCAATCGTTGAAACACATCTACGCAGAAATTGATCGCTTTGAAAAAACGAAATTTGAGACAGTCAACATCGTTGCCCACAAGGAGCTGACGGCATATTTTCTAATACCTGCAGTGCTCCTACTGGGAACCGAGATTCTATTGAGCAACACAGTCTTACGGAAAATCCCTTAGCGGGGTTAACGGTTAACGGAAAAGGCGTTATCGGTTATCAGTTAACGGTTAAAAAATTTTCGTTAAAAAGGATAACAGTGATGTAATACCATTTCTAAAAGTTTATATCGCATTAACCGCACCTTCCTGCACAGAGTCTTTGCGAATGCCACACGCGCATTCGCCAGTCTATGCTACAAGAAAGCAC from Candidatus Poribacteria bacterium includes the following:
- a CDS encoding VWA domain-containing protein, whose product is MRHTSSVKAFPILRVIRFTVLALLIFSLARPQLSQSREHQFTEGIDIFLVLDISESMRAEDFEGSNRIQIAKSVVNDFLTHRQNDRIGLVVFAGESFTLCPLTSDSSVLVELLRDVEIGHLEDGTAIGDALATATHRLRASKSQTKIVILLTDGENNAGSIEPGVAASLAQSFGIKVYTIGMGKEGGARIPYADTTFGKRYREGLTYLDEDTLKQIANITEGRYFRATDTQSLKHIYAEIDRFEKTKFETVNIVAHKELTAYFLIPAVLLLGTEILLSNTVLRKIP